The following proteins come from a genomic window of Solwaraspora sp. WMMA2065:
- the argS gene encoding arginine--tRNA ligase, whose protein sequence is MTPANLAELVRAAARSVFVDRDIDLSLLPDVVTVERPRNPDHGDYASNLALQLAKRVGTAPRELAAALAAALSEADGIASVEIAGPGFLNIRLDSAAAGALARTVVLAGREYGHSTRLTGRRLNLEFVSANPTGPVHLGGTRWAAVGDALARILRATGADVGTEYYFNDAGSQIDRFANSLLAAARGEAAPEDGYGGAYIADIAGAVAAKHPEVRDLDDDAARELFRVEGVALMFDEIKASLAGFGVHFDTYFNEKDLHARGELELALTRLGEQGRTYQRDGATWLRSTDFGDDKDRVLRKSNGEWTYFAADCAYYLDKRERGFDQVVIMLGADHHGYIGRLRAMAACFGDDPDQTLEILIGQLVNLVREGTPVRMSKRAGTVVTLEDLVEAIGVDAARYALARYSSDSPIDIDVERWTRAKNDNPVFYVQYVAARTASVARNAAEVGLQRGGPDDFRPELLDHEKENELLKALGEFPAVVASAAELREPHRIARYLEELAGAYHRFYDKCRIMPLGDEEITDRHRARLWLNDATRTVIANGLDLLGVSAPERM, encoded by the coding sequence GTGACTCCCGCCAATCTCGCTGAGCTCGTCCGCGCCGCGGCCCGGTCGGTCTTCGTCGACCGTGACATCGATCTATCTTTACTCCCCGACGTGGTCACCGTCGAGCGTCCGCGCAACCCAGACCACGGCGACTACGCCTCGAACCTGGCGTTGCAACTGGCGAAGCGAGTCGGCACCGCCCCACGTGAGCTGGCCGCCGCGCTGGCCGCCGCGCTCAGCGAGGCCGACGGGATCGCCTCGGTGGAGATCGCCGGGCCGGGCTTCCTGAACATCCGACTCGACTCGGCCGCCGCCGGGGCGCTGGCCCGCACCGTGGTCCTGGCCGGCCGGGAGTACGGCCACAGCACCCGCCTGACCGGCCGCCGGCTCAACCTGGAGTTCGTCTCGGCCAATCCGACCGGCCCGGTGCACCTCGGTGGCACCCGCTGGGCGGCCGTCGGTGACGCGCTCGCCCGGATCCTGCGGGCCACCGGGGCCGACGTCGGCACCGAGTACTACTTCAACGACGCCGGCTCCCAGATCGACCGGTTCGCCAACTCGCTGCTCGCCGCCGCGCGGGGCGAGGCGGCGCCCGAGGACGGGTACGGCGGGGCGTACATCGCCGACATCGCCGGTGCCGTGGCCGCCAAACACCCCGAGGTCCGTGACCTCGACGACGACGCCGCCCGGGAGCTGTTCCGGGTCGAGGGCGTGGCGTTGATGTTCGACGAGATCAAGGCGTCGCTGGCCGGGTTCGGGGTGCACTTCGACACGTACTTCAACGAGAAGGACCTGCACGCCCGGGGCGAGCTGGAGCTGGCGTTGACCCGGCTGGGCGAGCAGGGGCGCACCTACCAGCGCGACGGCGCGACCTGGCTGCGCAGCACCGACTTCGGCGACGACAAGGACCGGGTGCTGCGCAAGTCCAACGGCGAATGGACCTACTTCGCCGCCGACTGCGCCTACTACCTGGACAAGCGGGAGCGCGGCTTCGACCAGGTCGTGATCATGCTCGGTGCCGACCACCACGGCTACATCGGCCGGCTGCGGGCGATGGCGGCCTGCTTCGGCGACGACCCGGATCAGACCCTGGAGATCCTGATCGGGCAGCTGGTGAACCTGGTGCGCGAGGGGACGCCGGTGCGGATGTCCAAGCGGGCCGGCACCGTGGTCACCCTGGAGGACCTGGTCGAGGCGATCGGCGTCGACGCCGCCCGGTACGCACTGGCCCGCTACTCGTCCGACTCGCCGATCGACATCGACGTGGAGCGGTGGACCCGGGCCAAGAACGACAACCCGGTCTTCTACGTGCAGTACGTCGCCGCCCGGACCGCCAGTGTGGCCCGCAACGCGGCCGAGGTAGGGCTGCAGCGGGGCGGGCCGGACGACTTCCGGCCCGAGCTGCTCGACCATGAGAAGGAGAACGAGCTGCTCAAGGCGCTCGGCGAGTTCCCCGCCGTGGTCGCCTCCGCCGCTGAGCTGCGTGAGCCGCACCGGATCGCCCGCTACCTTGAGGAGCTGGCCGGGGCGTACCACCGGTTCTACGACAAGTGCCGGATCATGCCGCTCGGCGACGAGGAGATCACCGACCGGCACCGGGCCCGGCTGTGGCTCAACGACGCCACCCGTACGGTGATCGCCAACGGCCTGGACCTGCTCGGCGTCTCGGCGCCCGAGCGGATGTGA
- a CDS encoding efflux RND transporter permease subunit, which yields MSLLARLSLANRGLVALVAVVITIFGAVTIPTLKQQLLPSLEFPAAFISAVYPGAAPEIVESQVTEPIENALSGVADLESVTSTSSESFATVQVEFAFGTDLTSAVNELETSINRIQLPDGVEPAVFAGSTDDLPAVVLAATGAGGPGLAGRLDEVVLPELEAIEGVRAVDVTGAGEQVVSITPDYAALADAGLDPSAIGNALRVNGVTIPAGSLTDGDESLTVQVGTRIDSLSDLAGIYLTASGRPPVRLDDVAEISEQTAPATSITRTNGADSLGIAVTAGPDGDAVGISHEIRDRLDELGAAADTELIVVFDQAPFVERSIEALTTEGLLGLVMAVLVILVFLLSIRSTVVTAVSIPLSVLIALIALWVGDYSLNLLTLGALTISVGRVVDDSIVVLENIKRHLEYGEDRRTAILTGVREVAGAVTSSTLATVAVFAPIAIVGGFVGQLFAPFAITVTVALLASLLVSLTIIPVLAYWFLKPAAAGTDVEQVRQEAEAKELRNPLQRGYLPVIRFATTRRWATVGIGLAVLLGTFALSTRLETNFIDDAGQDTLSMRQELPAGTSLAAVDRAAISVERVLARTDGIESYQVSIGASSNPFAGGGGNTTASYSISLTEDTDNIAVQQQLRDEFAGRDGLGEITVGAADGGPGGGSSNQLQVIVQANDPDDLATAAERVRTAMSQTPDVADVTSTLSEDVTRLQVQIDRAAAAQAGLNEAALGQLVAQAFRGSPLGQVTIDGDRLDVVLSPSARVTSAEELAALPVGPATLAAFADITEVDGPVQISRVDGERSATVTGTATGSNVGQTSAELSQRLEDLSLPAGATYTIGGVSADQAEAFADLGLALLAAIAIVFVIMVATFRSLVQPLILLVSVPFAATGAIGLLVVTGTPMGVPALIGALMLVGIVVTNAIVLMDLINQYREQGMSVSQAVVEGGRRRLRPILMTAIATICALTPMALGLTGVAGFIGQPLAIVVIGGLFSSTLLTLVLVPTLYTMVEGTKDRLRQRRATRRSAGPTDDASDVAAAPDRPSGAVTGTDAVPGTGDAADGRNGSDTAGPASRTSPVAAPPARPSAALVDGTDQFEVLKLPKSRTSPLPPTDPPAEK from the coding sequence ATGTCGTTGCTCGCCAGACTCAGCCTCGCCAACCGAGGGCTCGTGGCGCTCGTCGCGGTCGTGATCACGATCTTCGGCGCCGTCACCATCCCGACGCTCAAACAGCAGCTTCTGCCTTCGTTGGAGTTCCCGGCCGCGTTCATCAGCGCGGTCTACCCCGGCGCGGCACCGGAGATCGTCGAATCGCAGGTGACCGAGCCCATCGAGAACGCCCTCTCGGGCGTCGCCGACCTCGAGAGCGTCACCTCCACCTCCAGCGAGAGCTTCGCCACCGTGCAGGTCGAGTTCGCCTTCGGCACCGACCTGACCAGCGCCGTCAACGAGCTGGAGACCTCGATCAACCGGATCCAGCTGCCCGACGGTGTGGAACCGGCCGTCTTCGCCGGCAGCACCGACGACCTGCCGGCTGTGGTGCTGGCCGCCACCGGCGCCGGCGGACCGGGGCTCGCCGGACGTCTGGACGAGGTCGTGCTGCCCGAGCTGGAAGCCATCGAGGGGGTACGCGCCGTCGACGTCACCGGCGCCGGTGAGCAGGTCGTCTCGATCACCCCCGACTACGCCGCGCTGGCCGACGCCGGTCTCGACCCGAGCGCTATCGGCAACGCCCTGCGGGTCAACGGCGTCACCATCCCGGCCGGCTCCCTCACCGACGGCGACGAGAGCCTGACCGTCCAGGTCGGCACCAGGATCGATTCACTGAGCGATCTCGCCGGGATCTATCTCACCGCGTCCGGCCGGCCGCCGGTGCGGCTCGACGACGTCGCCGAGATCAGCGAGCAGACCGCCCCCGCCACCTCGATCACCAGGACCAACGGCGCGGACAGCCTCGGGATCGCGGTGACCGCCGGCCCCGACGGCGACGCGGTTGGCATCTCGCACGAGATCCGGGACCGACTCGACGAGCTGGGCGCGGCCGCTGACACCGAGTTGATCGTAGTGTTCGACCAGGCACCGTTCGTGGAACGCTCGATCGAGGCCCTCACCACCGAAGGCCTGCTCGGCCTGGTGATGGCGGTCCTGGTCATCCTGGTCTTCCTGCTGTCGATCCGGTCCACCGTGGTCACCGCGGTCTCCATCCCGCTGTCGGTGCTGATCGCGTTGATCGCCCTGTGGGTCGGCGACTACTCGCTCAACCTGCTCACCCTCGGCGCGTTGACCATCTCGGTCGGCCGGGTGGTGGACGACTCGATCGTGGTGCTGGAGAACATCAAACGGCATCTGGAGTACGGCGAGGACCGGCGTACCGCGATCCTGACCGGGGTCCGGGAGGTGGCCGGCGCGGTCACCTCGTCGACCCTGGCGACCGTCGCCGTCTTCGCCCCGATCGCGATCGTCGGCGGTTTCGTCGGCCAGCTGTTCGCGCCGTTCGCCATCACGGTGACCGTCGCGTTGCTCGCCTCGCTGCTGGTCTCGCTCACCATCATCCCGGTGCTCGCCTACTGGTTCCTCAAGCCGGCCGCCGCCGGCACCGACGTGGAGCAGGTCCGGCAGGAGGCCGAAGCCAAGGAGCTGCGCAACCCGTTGCAGCGCGGCTACCTGCCGGTGATCCGGTTCGCCACCACCCGGCGGTGGGCCACCGTCGGCATCGGGCTGGCGGTGCTGCTCGGCACGTTCGCGCTGAGCACCCGGCTGGAGACCAACTTCATCGACGACGCCGGCCAGGACACCCTGAGCATGCGGCAGGAGTTGCCGGCGGGCACCAGCCTGGCCGCCGTCGACCGGGCCGCCATCTCGGTGGAGCGGGTCCTCGCGCGGACCGACGGGATCGAGTCCTACCAGGTGTCGATCGGCGCGAGCAGCAACCCGTTCGCCGGTGGCGGCGGCAACACCACGGCGAGCTATTCGATCAGCCTGACCGAGGACACCGACAACATCGCCGTGCAGCAGCAGCTGCGGGACGAGTTCGCCGGCCGCGACGGCCTGGGCGAGATCACGGTCGGGGCGGCCGACGGCGGGCCCGGTGGCGGGAGCAGCAACCAGCTGCAGGTCATCGTGCAGGCCAACGACCCGGACGATTTGGCCACCGCCGCGGAGCGGGTCCGGACCGCGATGTCGCAGACCCCGGACGTTGCCGACGTCACCAGCACCCTGTCCGAGGACGTGACCCGGCTGCAGGTGCAGATCGACCGCGCGGCGGCAGCTCAGGCCGGGCTGAACGAGGCCGCGCTCGGGCAACTCGTCGCCCAAGCCTTCCGCGGCAGCCCGCTGGGACAGGTCACCATCGACGGCGACCGGCTGGACGTGGTGCTCAGCCCGAGCGCCCGGGTGACCTCGGCCGAGGAGTTGGCGGCGTTGCCGGTCGGGCCGGCGACCCTCGCCGCCTTCGCCGACATCACCGAAGTCGACGGGCCGGTGCAGATCAGTCGGGTGGACGGTGAGCGCAGCGCCACCGTCACCGGCACCGCGACCGGCTCGAACGTCGGGCAGACCAGCGCCGAGCTGTCGCAGCGGCTGGAGGACCTGAGTCTGCCGGCCGGTGCGACGTACACCATCGGCGGCGTCAGCGCCGACCAGGCGGAGGCGTTCGCCGACCTCGGGTTGGCCCTGCTCGCCGCGATCGCCATCGTCTTCGTGATCATGGTGGCGACGTTCCGCAGCCTGGTCCAGCCGCTGATCCTGCTGGTGTCGGTGCCGTTCGCGGCGACCGGCGCGATCGGTCTGCTGGTCGTCACCGGTACGCCGATGGGTGTGCCGGCGCTGATCGGCGCGTTGATGCTGGTCGGCATCGTGGTGACCAACGCGATCGTGTTGATGGACCTGATCAACCAGTACCGCGAGCAGGGGATGAGCGTGTCCCAGGCGGTGGTCGAGGGCGGCCGGCGTCGGCTGCGGCCGATCCTGATGACCGCGATCGCCACCATCTGCGCGTTGACGCCGATGGCGCTCGGCCTGACCGGGGTGGCCGGCTTCATCGGCCAGCCGTTGGCGATCGTGGTGATCGGCGGCCTGTTCAGCTCGACGCTGCTCACCCTGGTCCTGGTGCCGACGCTCTACACCATGGTCGAGGGCACCAAGGATCGGCTGCGGCAGCGCCGGGCCACCCGCCGGTCGGCCGGCCCGACCGACGACGCGAGTGACGTCGCTGCGGCACCGGACCGGCCGTCAGGAGCCGTTACCGGCACCGATGCCGTACCAGGCACCGGCGACGCAGCGGACGGCCGCAACGGCTCCGACACCGCCGGCCCCGCCAGTCGTACGTCGCCGGTCGCCGCGCCGCCGGCCCGCCCCTCGGCGGCGCTGGTCGACGGCACCGACCAGTTCGAGGTGCTGAAACTGCCGAAGAGCCGCACCTCGCCGCTGCCGCCGACGGATCCGCCGGCGGAGAAGTGA
- the thrC gene encoding threonine synthase → MWRGLIEAYRDRLPVTDATPVITLYEGNTPLLPAPVLSARVGADVYLKVEGANPTGSFKDRGMTMAVSKAVEEGNKAIICASTGNTSASAAAYAARAGLTCAVLVPQGKIALGKLAQALVHGARLLQVDGNFDDCLSMAAKLAQDYPVALVNSVNIFRLHGQKTAAFEIVAGLGDAPDIHCLPVGNAGNISAYWMGYLEDVEAGNATRAPKMYGFQASGAAPIVSGEVVRQPSTIATAIRIGNPASWTKALDARDASGGLIDAVTDRDILAAYRLLAREVGVFVELASAASVAGLLQAAAAGKVPAGATVVCTVTGHGLKDPEWAISTAPAPTTIGNDPLLAARALDLA, encoded by the coding sequence ATGTGGCGGGGCCTGATCGAGGCGTACCGGGACCGGTTGCCGGTCACCGACGCCACGCCGGTGATCACCCTCTACGAGGGCAACACGCCGCTGCTGCCGGCGCCGGTGCTCTCCGCCCGGGTCGGTGCCGACGTCTACCTCAAGGTCGAGGGGGCCAACCCGACCGGGTCGTTCAAGGACCGGGGCATGACGATGGCGGTCTCCAAGGCGGTCGAGGAGGGCAACAAGGCGATCATCTGCGCCTCGACCGGCAACACCAGCGCGTCGGCCGCCGCGTACGCCGCCCGCGCCGGCCTGACCTGCGCGGTGCTCGTGCCGCAGGGCAAGATCGCGCTCGGCAAGCTCGCCCAGGCGCTGGTGCACGGGGCCCGCCTGCTGCAGGTCGACGGCAACTTCGACGACTGCCTGTCGATGGCGGCCAAGCTGGCCCAGGACTACCCGGTAGCGCTGGTCAACTCGGTGAACATCTTCCGGCTGCACGGGCAGAAGACCGCCGCGTTCGAGATCGTCGCCGGGCTCGGCGACGCCCCGGACATCCACTGCCTGCCGGTAGGCAACGCCGGCAACATCAGCGCCTACTGGATGGGCTACCTGGAGGATGTCGAGGCCGGCAACGCCACCCGCGCCCCGAAGATGTACGGCTTCCAGGCATCGGGTGCCGCCCCGATCGTCTCCGGCGAGGTGGTCCGCCAGCCGTCGACGATCGCCACCGCGATCCGGATCGGCAACCCGGCGAGCTGGACCAAGGCGCTCGACGCCCGGGACGCCTCGGGGGGGCTGATCGACGCGGTCACCGACCGGGACATCCTGGCGGCGTACCGGCTGCTGGCCCGGGAGGTCGGGGTCTTCGTCGAGCTGGCCAGCGCGGCCAGCGTCGCCGGGCTGCTGCAGGCCGCCGCCGCCGGCAAGGTACCGGCCGGTGCCACCGTGGTCTGCACGGTCACCGGGCACGGTCTGAAGGACCCGGAGTGGGCGATCTCCACCGCTCCGGCACCGACCACCATCGGCAACGATCCGCTACTCGCGGCCCGCGCCCTCGACCTGGCCTGA
- a CDS encoding homoserine dehydrogenase: MGKPVRLALLGCGTVGSEVVRLLHEQAADLAARVGAPIEIAGIAVRRPNRARGDLPVDPALFTTDALGLVKRDDVDVVVEVVGGIEPARTWLVEALRSGKSAVTANKALLAEDGGTLHDAAAEGGADLFYEASVAGAIPLLRPLRDSLHGDSITRVTGIVNGTTNFILSAMDATGAGFTEALEEATALGYAEADPTADVEGFDAAAKAAILASLAFHTRVGADDVHREGITEVSAADMASAKAMGCTIKLLCIADRGPGADGAESVSVRVHPAMIPRSHPLASVGDAFNAVFVEAVAAGQLMFYGRGAGGAPTASAVLGDIVAVARNRLAGVHTASESAYADLPIRPMGEAVTRYHISLDVADRAGVLAAVAGVFARHDVSIATVRQSGRDNDASLVIVTHRAPDAALAATVEELRGLDVVRSIASVLRVEGGQ; this comes from the coding sequence ATGGGTAAGCCGGTACGGCTGGCGTTGCTGGGCTGCGGCACGGTGGGCTCCGAGGTGGTGCGGCTGCTGCACGAGCAGGCTGCCGACCTCGCCGCCCGGGTCGGGGCGCCGATCGAGATCGCCGGGATCGCGGTCCGCCGGCCCAACCGGGCCCGTGGTGACCTGCCGGTCGACCCGGCGCTGTTCACCACCGACGCGTTGGGCCTGGTCAAACGGGACGACGTCGACGTGGTGGTCGAGGTGGTCGGCGGCATCGAACCGGCCCGGACCTGGCTGGTCGAGGCGCTGCGCAGCGGCAAGAGCGCGGTCACCGCCAACAAGGCGCTGCTCGCCGAGGACGGCGGCACCCTGCACGACGCCGCCGCCGAGGGCGGTGCCGACCTGTTCTACGAGGCGTCGGTGGCCGGCGCCATCCCGCTGCTGCGCCCGCTGCGCGATTCGCTGCACGGCGACTCGATCACCCGGGTCACCGGCATCGTCAACGGCACCACCAACTTCATCCTCTCCGCGATGGACGCCACCGGGGCCGGGTTCACCGAGGCGTTGGAGGAGGCGACCGCCCTCGGGTACGCCGAGGCCGACCCGACCGCCGACGTGGAGGGGTTCGACGCCGCGGCCAAGGCCGCCATCCTGGCCTCGCTGGCCTTCCACACCCGGGTCGGCGCCGACGACGTGCACCGCGAGGGGATCACCGAGGTCAGCGCCGCCGACATGGCCAGCGCCAAGGCGATGGGCTGCACCATCAAGCTGCTCTGCATAGCCGACCGGGGCCCGGGCGCCGACGGCGCCGAGTCGGTCAGCGTCCGGGTGCACCCGGCGATGATCCCGCGCAGCCATCCGCTGGCCAGCGTCGGCGACGCGTTCAACGCGGTCTTCGTCGAGGCGGTCGCGGCCGGGCAGTTGATGTTCTACGGCCGGGGCGCCGGTGGGGCGCCGACCGCCAGCGCGGTGCTCGGCGACATCGTCGCGGTGGCCCGCAACCGGCTCGCCGGGGTGCACACGGCCAGCGAGTCCGCCTACGCCGACCTGCCGATCCGGCCGATGGGGGAGGCGGTCACCCGCTACCACATCAGCCTCGACGTGGCCGACCGGGCCGGGGTGCTGGCCGCCGTCGCCGGGGTGTTCGCCCGGCACGACGTGTCCATCGCCACCGTGCGCCAGTCCGGCCGGGACAACGACGCCAGCCTGGTGATCGTCACCCACCGGGCGCCGGACGCCGCCCTCGCGGCCACCGTCGAGGAGCTGCGCGGCCTGGACGTCGTCCGTTCCATCGCCAGCGTGCTGCGGGTCGAGGGCGGCCAGTAG
- a CDS encoding MFS transporter, with the protein MASPLAVLTGNRDFRRLLLAELVVFGADWFVMVPLVVLLPELTGSGVWGALVLAVDTGIHALMLPFTGTLADRFDRRRILIAANLAAVVAVLLLLAVRTSGTAWLALFAIASLAVAKSCYSPAAQAALPNVVSAAELPAANVFAGSAWGTMAIVGASLGGLLSAALGPYACFWIAAAALLLAAVVTMSIRRPMQTPRDATLPAPRTLTAIREALAYIGGRPQVLALVTAKSAVGLGNGVLTLFPLLAGVYGVGAIGTGLLFAVRGAGAVIGPLLTRPVLNRRSWLLTGLAASMSVYGLSYASISLVTWFPLVLALVFLAHLGGGSNWVLSNYALQAVVPDRLRGRVFATDLMLATLSISVSQLIVASVIDTLDTRVILATCGLVTVTYAVGWRLATRRLGSVVAASR; encoded by the coding sequence GTGGCCTCACCGTTAGCGGTCCTTACCGGGAACCGGGATTTCCGCCGGCTGCTCCTCGCCGAGCTGGTCGTCTTCGGGGCGGACTGGTTCGTCATGGTGCCGCTGGTGGTGCTGCTGCCGGAGCTCACCGGCAGCGGCGTCTGGGGCGCTCTGGTGCTCGCCGTGGACACCGGCATCCACGCCCTGATGTTGCCGTTCACCGGTACGCTCGCAGACCGCTTCGACCGCCGTCGGATCCTGATCGCCGCGAACCTGGCCGCCGTCGTCGCGGTGCTGTTGCTGCTGGCCGTCCGCACTTCGGGTACCGCCTGGCTGGCGTTGTTCGCCATCGCGTCGCTCGCGGTGGCCAAGTCCTGCTACTCGCCGGCCGCGCAGGCCGCGCTGCCGAACGTGGTCTCGGCGGCGGAGCTGCCCGCCGCCAACGTGTTCGCCGGATCCGCGTGGGGCACGATGGCGATAGTGGGCGCGTCGCTCGGCGGGCTGCTCAGCGCGGCCCTCGGCCCGTACGCGTGCTTCTGGATCGCCGCCGCGGCGCTGCTGCTCGCGGCGGTGGTCACCATGTCGATCCGCCGACCGATGCAGACCCCACGCGATGCCACGCTGCCGGCGCCCCGGACACTGACCGCGATCCGGGAGGCGCTGGCCTACATCGGTGGCCGGCCGCAGGTGCTCGCCCTGGTGACCGCGAAGAGCGCGGTCGGCCTCGGCAACGGCGTACTCACGTTGTTTCCGCTGTTGGCCGGGGTGTACGGGGTCGGCGCGATCGGCACCGGCCTGCTGTTCGCCGTGCGGGGTGCCGGCGCGGTCATCGGGCCGTTGCTGACCCGCCCGGTGCTGAACCGGCGGTCCTGGCTGCTCACCGGGTTGGCCGCGTCGATGTCGGTGTACGGGCTGTCCTACGCCAGCATCTCGCTGGTCACCTGGTTCCCGCTGGTGCTCGCCCTGGTCTTCCTGGCGCACCTGGGCGGCGGCAGCAACTGGGTGCTGTCGAACTACGCCCTGCAGGCGGTGGTGCCGGACCGGCTGCGTGGCCGGGTCTTCGCCACCGATCTGATGCTCGCCACCCTGTCGATCTCGGTGAGTCAGTTGATCGTGGCCAGTGTGATCGACACCCTGGACACCCGGGTCATCCTGGCGACGTGCGGTCTGGTGACCGTCACCTATGCGGTCGGCTGGCGGCTGGCGACCCGGCGGCTGGGCTCGGTCGTTGCGGCCAGCCGCTAG
- the lysA gene encoding diaminopimelate decarboxylase: protein MRAHEAGALHGDLGSRGPGWLRTPDDVNILLPQLWPRTVTRADAGSITVGGRDVRELAAEYGTPAYLLDEDDLRARCRDFRAAFAGQDVYYAGKAFLCRAVVRIIAEEGLHLDVCTGGELAVALSAGMPPERIGLHGNNKSVAELTRALDAGVGRIIVDSFDEIDRLTTLARDRGVRPKVLVRVTVGVEAHTHEFIATAHEDQKFGFSLAGGAAFEAAARILDEGVLELRGLHSHIGSQIFDAGGFEVSARRVLALQAQIRDARGVELPELDLGGGFGIAYTTQDDPAPAHELAKRMNKIVDSECEALRLAVPHLSVEPGRAIIGPAVFTLYQVGTVKDVDGIRSYVSVDGGMSDNIRTALYDASYSATVASRASTAAPILARVVGKHCESGDIVVKDEFLPADVQPGDLLAVPGTGAYCRSMASNYNHVPRPPVIAVRDGAARVIVRRETEADLLALDVG, encoded by the coding sequence GTGCGCGCACACGAGGCCGGGGCCCTGCACGGTGACCTCGGCAGCCGGGGGCCGGGCTGGCTGCGTACCCCGGATGACGTCAACATCCTGCTGCCGCAGCTGTGGCCGCGGACGGTGACCCGGGCGGACGCCGGGTCGATCACCGTCGGCGGCCGGGACGTACGGGAGCTGGCCGCCGAGTACGGCACCCCGGCGTACCTGCTCGACGAGGACGACCTGCGGGCCCGCTGCCGCGACTTCCGGGCCGCCTTCGCCGGCCAGGACGTCTACTACGCCGGCAAGGCGTTCCTGTGCCGGGCGGTGGTGCGGATCATCGCCGAGGAGGGCCTGCACCTGGATGTCTGCACCGGCGGTGAGCTGGCCGTCGCGTTGTCGGCCGGGATGCCGCCGGAGCGGATCGGCCTGCACGGCAACAACAAGAGCGTCGCCGAGCTGACCCGGGCGCTGGACGCCGGGGTGGGCCGGATCATCGTCGACTCGTTCGACGAGATCGACCGGCTGACCACGCTGGCCCGTGACCGGGGGGTCCGGCCGAAGGTGCTGGTCCGGGTCACCGTCGGGGTCGAGGCGCACACCCACGAGTTCATCGCCACCGCCCACGAGGACCAGAAGTTCGGCTTCTCGCTGGCCGGCGGGGCGGCGTTCGAGGCGGCCGCCCGGATCCTCGACGAGGGGGTGCTGGAGCTGCGCGGGCTGCACTCGCACATCGGCTCGCAGATCTTCGACGCCGGCGGGTTCGAGGTGTCCGCCCGGCGGGTGCTGGCGCTGCAGGCGCAGATCCGCGACGCGCGCGGCGTCGAGCTGCCCGAGCTGGATCTCGGCGGCGGGTTCGGGATCGCCTACACCACCCAGGACGACCCGGCGCCGGCCCACGAGCTGGCCAAGCGGATGAACAAGATCGTGGACAGTGAGTGTGAGGCGTTGCGGCTGGCCGTGCCGCACCTGTCGGTCGAGCCGGGCCGGGCGATCATCGGCCCGGCGGTGTTCACCCTCTACCAGGTCGGCACCGTCAAGGACGTCGACGGCATCCGCAGCTACGTCAGCGTCGACGGCGGGATGAGCGACAACATCCGTACCGCCCTCTACGACGCCTCCTACTCGGCGACGGTCGCCTCCCGGGCGTCGACCGCGGCGCCGATCCTCGCCCGCGTCGTGGGAAAGCATTGTGAGTCCGGGGACATCGTGGTGAAGGATGAATTCCTGCCCGCCGACGTGCAGCCGGGAGATCTTCTCGCGGTGCCGGGCACGGGGGCGTACTGCCGGAGCATGGCGAGCAACTACAACCATGTGCCCCGGCCGCCGGTTATCGCGGTCCGCGACGGAGCGGCCCGGGTGATCGTCCGTCGGGAGACCGAGGCCGATCTGCTGGCACTGGACGTGGGATAG
- a CDS encoding MarR family transcriptional regulator, protein MAQRDELIDQIVVTSRRLQVLFASDRSDPLFDSQLTVPQLKILLLLYLRGSASGQELSQVLGVRMATVSGIVDRLAAHRLVGRREDPRDRRVRRIELTDDGRQLMDRIVTAGTDRQARLLARLDTDELRTVAVATRLLVDAAEADLAETDTPQVEPRHTRPATSSGQVEGAGRE, encoded by the coding sequence GTGGCCCAGCGGGACGAACTGATCGACCAGATCGTGGTGACCAGCCGCCGGCTGCAGGTCCTGTTCGCCTCCGACCGTTCCGACCCGCTGTTCGACTCACAGCTCACCGTGCCGCAGCTGAAGATACTGCTACTGCTCTACCTGCGTGGCAGCGCCTCGGGACAGGAGCTCAGCCAGGTGCTCGGGGTACGGATGGCCACGGTCAGCGGGATCGTCGACCGGCTCGCGGCCCACCGGCTGGTCGGCCGCCGGGAGGACCCCCGGGACCGGCGGGTCCGCCGGATCGAGCTGACCGACGACGGGCGGCAGCTGATGGACCGGATCGTCACCGCCGGCACCGACCGCCAGGCACGGCTGTTGGCCCGACTGGACACCGACGAGCTGCGTACCGTAGCCGTCGCGACCCGGCTGCTGGTCGACGCCGCAGAAGCCGACCTGGCCGAAACCGACACGCCTCAGGTCGAGCCGCGTCACACCCGACCGGCGACGTCGTCAGGCCAGGTCGAGGGCGCGGGCCGCGAGTAG